In Gadus macrocephalus chromosome 11, ASM3116895v1, a single genomic region encodes these proteins:
- the LOC132467900 gene encoding C-type lectin domain family 6 member A-like: MEDVDEGKTWAEAREDCRGRRADLVVIDNEEEQNLVPYNSSSSTSDIKGYWLGLSDTAGNGAWSWVDGTNVTLKLWTSTNDTTSSPRCAVTRETVTPFGWSGVNCTAKNHWICEKKRLSV; the protein is encoded by the exons ATGGAAGATGTTGATGAAGGGAAAACATGGGCTGAAGCCCGGGAGGACTGCAGGGGAAGGAGAGCAGATTTGGTTGTAATAGACAATGAAGAGGAACAG AATCTCGTCCCTTATAACAGCTCCAGTTCTACGAGTGATATTAAGGGCTACTGGCTGGGCCTGTCAGACACAGCTGGGAATGGGGCATGGAGCTGGGTAGACGGGACCAACGTGACCCTGAA ACTCTGGACCAGTACCAACGACACCACCTCCAGTCCCCGCTGTGCAGTAACACGGGAAACTGTTACACCCTTTGGATGGAGTGGTGTGAACTGCACGGCCAAAAACCATTGGATATGTGAAAAGAAGCGGCTCTCTGTTTAG